The genomic segment TGACCGTGATGGCGTTCATGTTCGTGGGCGACGGCCTGCGCGACGCCGCCGACCCCTACCGCCAGCGGTGATGATACGTGCCCGATCTGTGCCGGGCAACCGGGCAACATGGGCGTTGCGCGCCCTGTAGCGCGCCAGTATACTCCTTCGTGCGCAAAAGTGCGTAGGAGGATTCAATCAGTGACCTTTTGGGTGCGAGCCCGATGGGACGATGACGCGGAAATCTTCAGGTCGGAGAGCAACATTACAGGCTTACATGTAGAAGCTGCATCTTTGGACGAATTCCAAGAGATACTCATGGACTTGGTTCCCGAATTGCTCGCAGCGAATTACGGCGGC from the Spirochaetaceae bacterium genome contains:
- a CDS encoding DUF1902 domain-containing protein, with the protein product MTFWVRARWDDDAEIFRSESNITGLHVEAASLDEFQEILMDLVPELLAANYGGDIHTSKKQNTYPVWNYEYGEQLLQPSH